A DNA window from Acropora palmata chromosome 12, jaAcrPala1.3, whole genome shotgun sequence contains the following coding sequences:
- the LOC141861121 gene encoding uncharacterized protein LOC141861121 — protein sequence MGYKLLGIIFFLSFVTLFEACVIVPKPVILFPFNAEYQTRDIKNRTAPGIPSGVSLAPGPYGEKDGSYEFFGNANSFIEFPNSPGGALDVRYSMTILCWVYYDENGGPDGAIFNYNTGGRYGVHFWVLNRLFWARFNDRAFTSSPFLRHTLLAGGWKFVGASYDNETGEIKLWADGALKQTRKMNSGVELGTQGSVRMGVRKNDHRCFKGKISQLQIYDVALSQRQMSELTKKSEDPYRILEFKQATAFQSSRLTNHVIRTIDNVDVDSCELLCLLEDNCVSLNLKTPKIQRKGTICELNNSTHVAHPDDFKKPKNYIYRGIKNPCDESLCQHSSICQAGFTDKGYRCLCGSGFCGEHCETDIDECATRLHDCSANAVCKNIVGSYNCTCNEGYYGDGKKCRAGRSCSMIRETIGEEAISGSYMLNQNDVKFKVYCHMESEDNTWTLIARFSNTDNRGEWMRDHANWWYRRTEANGKVTNPSDNDDMISPAFWSVSGQDFKITRGDDLQHTALLRTTGDCLRGQTLRAKITSYGSFRNTASWEIQPNVDGCRGSCNVSYAGRFQETVGFKQANCSGKIQGAEKIGFWCAIESTGSVMMIGGGGQPCALGDHGIGITSKGRSFYAVSSGKVNDFGDAGTVSPEMGYSLNLWIQ from the exons ATGGGGTACAAGTTGCTTGgaattatattttttctttcttttgtgacGCTCTTTGAAGCTTGTGTCATAG ttCCAAAGCCTGTTATCTTGTTTCCTTTCAACGCCGAGTATCAAACAAGAGACATCAAAAATCGCACAGCCCCAGGGATCCCCAGTGGGGTTAGCCTTGCCCCAGGACCCTATGGAGAGAAGGATGGCTCGTATGAATTTTTTGGAAATGCAAACAGCTTCATCGAGTTTCCCAACAGCCCCGGGGGCGCCTTAGATGTGCGATACTCCATGACAATTCTCTGTTGGGTTTATTATGATGAAAATGGGGGACCAGACGGGGCTATTTTCAACTACAATACTGGCGGCAGATATGGAGTCCATTTTTGGGTGCTAAACAGATTATTTTGGGCGCGGTTCAATGATCGGGCTTTTACCTCCTCACCTTTCCTGCGTCACACTCTCTTAGCAGGTGGATGGAAATTCGTAGGTGCGTCCTATGATAATGAAACTGGAGAAATCAAATTGTGGGCCGACGGAGCTTTGAAACAAACGCGTAAAATGAACTCAGGAGTGGAACTGGGAACACAAGGAAGTGTAAGAATGGGAGTTAGAAAGAACGACCATCGGTGCTTCAAAGGCAAGATTTCTCAGTTGCAAATATACGATGTGGCGTTGTCCCAGAGGCAAATGTCGGAATTAACGAAGAAATCAGAAG ACCCCTACCGTATTTTGGAATTTAAACAAGCCACAGCTTTCCAAAGTTCGCGACTAACCAATCACGTGATACGAACCATCGACAATGTTGACGTGGATTCCTGTGAATTACTGTGCCTCTTAGAAGATAATTGCGTCAGCCTGAATTTAAAGACAccaaaaattcaaaggaaaggAACGATATGTGAATTGAACAACTCTACTCACGTAGCACACCCGGATGACTTTAAGAAACCGAAAAACTACATTTACCGtggaataaag AATCCTTGTGATGAATCTCTTTGCCAACACAGCTCCATCTGTCAAGCAGGATTTACTGACAAAGGCTACAGATGCTTGTGTGGTTCTGGCTTTTGTGGTGAACACTGTGAAACTG ATATTGACGAGTGTGCAACACGTCTACACGATTGCAGTGCAAATGCTGTGTGTAAAAACATTGTAGGATCGTACAATTGCACTTGCAATGAAGGGTACTATGGCGATGGGAAAAAATGCAGAG CTGGAAGGTCGTGCTCAATGATCAGAGAGACCATCGGCGAAGAGGCAATTAGTGGAAGCTACATGTTGAATCAAAATGATGTCAAGTTTAAG GTTTATTGTCATATGGAATCAGAGGACAACACTTGGACATTAATTGCTCGATTTTCAAATACCGACAACAGGGGTGAATGGATGCGAGACCATGCTAATTGGTGGTACAGAAGAACAGAGGCCAATGGAAAAGTAACGAACCCATCCGACAATGATGACATGATCTCGCCTGCATTCTGGTCGGTCAGCGGTCAGGATTTCAAGATCACCCGCGGTGATGACCTACAGCACACCGCTCTGTTACGCACCACAGGTGACTGTCTGCGTGGACAGACATTAAGAGCGAAAATCACCAGTTATGGCAGCTTCAGAAATACCGCAAGTTGGGAAATTCAACCAAACGTGGATGGATGCAGAGGAAGTTGCAATGTGTCGTACGCCGGGCGCTTTCAAGAAACGGTGGGTTTCAAACAAGCCAATTGCAGTGGTAAGATTCAAGGTGCTGAGAAGATTGGTTTCTGGTGTGCCATTGAGTCCACTGGCTCCGTGATGATGATTGGTGGAGGAGGTCAGCCTTGCGCCTTGGGAGATCATGGGATTGGCATAACTTCAAAAGGTCGATCTTTTTATGCTGTCAGCTCGGGTAAAGTAAACGACTTTGGCGATGCTGGAACGGTGTCACCCGAAATGGGCTATTCGTTAAACTTGTGGATTCAATAG
- the LOC141859936 gene encoding uncharacterized protein LOC141859936: protein MMPWIIFVFLSLTSYEACVIVPQPVILFPLNAEYQTREIKDRTVPGIPSGVRLAPGPYGEEDGSFEFFGNANSFIEFPNSPGGALDVRYSMTILCWVYYDEKGGPDGPIFNYYTGDRYGVHLWVVNRLFYAYFNHDRAYDSRTLLHHTSLAGGLKFIGVSYDNETGEIKLWAEEALKQTRNMGANKQLGTQGSVRMGVRKDDERYFKGKISQLQIYNEALSQQQILKIATKPKGERNSVKPGFTSRYNQGTVARSIVSCSHWFKSIEIYTIL from the exons ATGATGCCCTGGATTATCTTCGTTTTCCTTTCTCTTACAAGTTATGAAGCTTGTGTTATCG ttCCACAGCCTGTTATCTTGTTTCCTTTGAACGCCGAGTATCAAACAAGAGAAATCAAAGATCGTACAGTCCCAGGGATCCCAAGTGGGGTTAGGCTTGCCCCAGGACCCTATGGAGAGGAGGATGGCtcgtttgaattttttggAAATGCAAACAGCTTCATCGAGTTTCCCAACAGCCCCGGGGGCGCGTTAGATGTGCGATACTCCATGACAATTCTTTGTTGGGTTTATTATGATGAAAAGGGGGGACCGGACGGGCCTATTTTTAACTACTATACTGGCGATAGATATGGAGTCCATCTTTGGGTGGTAAACAGATTATTTTACGCATATTTCAATCATGATCGGGCTTACGATTCACGCACTTTACTGCATCACACTTCCTTAGCGGGTGGATTGAAATTCATAGGTGTGTCTTATGACAATGAAACTGGTGAAATCAAATTGTGGGCTGAAGAGGCTTTGAAACAAACGCGTAATATGGGAGCTAACAAACAACTAGGAACACAAGGAAGTGTCCGAATGGGGGTTAGAAAGGACGACGAAAGGTACTTCAAAGGCAAGATTTCTCAGCTGCAAATATACAACGAAGCTTTATCGCAACaacaaatattgaaaatagCAACTAAACCTAAGGGTGAGAGAAACTCAGTCAAGCCAGGATTTACTTCGCGTTACAACCAGGGAacagttgctcgaagcatagTTAGCTGCAGCCATTGGTTTAAAAGTATCGAAATCTATACGATTCTATGA
- the LOC141859932 gene encoding uncharacterized protein LOC141859932, with product MEYKLHGIIFFLSFVTLFEACVIVPQPVILFPLNAEYQTRDIKNRTAPGIPSGVSLAPGPNGEKDDSYEFFGNANSFIGFPNSPGGALDVRYSMTILCWVYYDEKRGPRGPIFEYNTGGKYGVYLWVLNRLFLAKLIDRAFSYSRHYLRHTSLARGWKFVGASYDNETGEIKLWADGAFKRTRKMNAGVELATQGNVRMGVRKNDHRCFKGKISQLQIYNEALSQRQILKLATNPKEPCRQLEFISDNIFQGYSLKNHVIRTIENINEDFCGATCFMEYNCVSFNVKVTSGPGTSTICELNNCTHHANLGDLQKLENSIYHGITENPCDESLCQHSSTCQAGFTDKGYRCLCGSGFCGEHCETDIDECYAGNDCSANALCDNLHGSYNCTCKEGYYGDGKNCRAGNSCKKIKAILGEEAINGIYFLIQDGVKFEAYCHIESNDQVWTLIARSSNNDSLNWMRRRGQWWFTKETSVGQTANTSANSDLMSPAFWLVSGHEFKITRSDDPQHTALLRTSDDCLGGQTFRAKITSYGRFTNKESWEEQPNVDGCRGSCNVSYAGRFEETVGFKQANCSGKIQSAKKIGFWCAIGSSGSVMTIGGGGQPCTLGDHGIGITSAQNRSFDYKSFTKRNDFGDVAASSPETSYSLNLWIQ from the exons ATGGAGTACAAGTTGCATGgaattatattttttctttcttttgtgacGCTCTTTGAAGCTTGTGTCATAG ttcCACAGCCTGTTATCTTGTTTCCTTTGAACGCCGAATATCAAACAAGAGACATCAAAAATCGCACAGCCCCAGGGATCCCCAGTGGGGTTAGCCTGGCCCCAGGGCCTAATGGAGAGAAGGATGACTCGTATGAATTTTTTGGAAATGCAAACAGTTTCATCGGGTTTCCCAACAGCCCCGGGGGTGCGTTAGATGTGCGATACTCCATGACAATTCTTTGTTGGGTTtattatgatgaaaaaaggGGACCACGCGGGCCTATTTTCGAATACAATACTGGCGGAAAATATGGAGTCTATCTTTGGGTGCTAAACAGATTATTTTTGGCGAAGTTAATTGATCGGGCTTTTTCCTACTCACGGCACTACCTACGTCACACTTCCTTAGCGCGTGGATGGAAATTCGTGGGGGCGTCCTATGATAATGAAACTGGAGAAATCAAATTGTGGGCCGACGGAGCTTTCAAACGAACGCGTAAAATGAACGCAGGAGTGGAACTGGCAACACAAGGAAATGTCCGAATGGGAGTTAGAAAGAATGACCATCGGTGCTTCAAAGGCAAGATTTCTCAGCTGCAAATATACAACGAAGCTTTATCGCAGCGacaaatattgaaattagcAACTAATCCTAAAG AGCCTTGTCGTCAACTGGAGTTCATCTCagataatatttttcaagGTTACAGCTTGAAAAATCACGTGATTCGCACCATTGAAAACATCAATGAGGATTTCTGCGGCGCCACGTGCTTCATGGAATACAACTGCGtaagtttcaatgtgaaggtCACAAGTGGACCAGGTACCTCGACAATTTGTGAACTGAACAATTGTACTCATCATGCAAACCTGGGCGACTTGCAGAAATTGGAGAACTCAATTTACCATGGAATAACGGAG AATCCTTGTGATGAATCTCTTTGCCAACACAGCTCCACCTGTCAGGCAGGATTTACTGATAAAGGCTACAGATGCTTGTGTGGTTCTGGCTTTTGTGGTGAACATTGTGAAACTG atATCGATGAGTGTTATGCGGGAAACGATTGCAGTGCAAATGCTTTATGTGACAATCTTCATGGATCATACAATTGCACTTGTAAAGAAGGCTACTATGGAGATGGCAAAAACTGCAGAG CTGGAAATTCGTGTAAAAAGATCAAAGCGATCCTCGGTGAAGAAGCGATAAATGGAATTTATTTTCTGATTCAAGATGGCGTCAAGTTTGAG GCCTACTGTCATATTGAATCAAATGATCAAGTTTGGACCTTAATTGCGCGATCTTCGAACAACGATTCATTGAACTGGATGCGACGGAGAGGTCAGTGGTGGTTTACCAAGGAAACTTCCGTTGGACAAACAGCGAACACATCAGCAAATAGTGATTTAATGTCGCCAGCATTCTGGCTGGTCAGCGGTCACGAATTTAAGATTACGCGCAGCGACGACCCCCAACATACCGCATTGTTGCGGACCTCGGACGATTGTCTGGGTGGACAGACATTCCGGGCGAAAATCACCAGTTATGGTCGATTCACGAATAAAGAAAGCTGGGAAGAACAACCAAACGTGGATGGATGCAGAGGAAGTTGCAATGTGTCGTACGCTGGGCGctttgaagaaactgtgggTTTCAAACAAGCCAATTGCAGTGGTAAGATTCAAAGTGCAAAGAAGATCGGTTTCTGGTGTGCTATTGGGTCTAGTGGCTCCGTGATGACGATTGGTGGAGGAGGACAGCCTTGCACCTTGGGGGATCATGGGATTGGCATAACAAGTGCACAGAATCGTTCCTTTGATTATAAGTCATTTACTAAGAGAAACGACTTTGGCGATGTTGCAGCGTCATCACCCGAAACTAGTTATTCGTTGAACTTGTGGATTCAGTAG
- the LOC141860775 gene encoding uncharacterized protein LOC141860775, with amino-acid sequence MPWIISVLLFLTCYEACVIVPQPVILFPFNAEYQTRDIKNRTTPGIPSGVSLAPGPYGEEDGSYEFFGNASSFIEFPNSPGGALDVLFYARFNDRAFTYLPYLHHTSLAGGWKFVGASYDNETGEIKLWADGTLKQTRKTNAGMELGTQGSVRMGFRNNDDRYFKGKISQLQIYNEALSQQQILKLATKPEGEKTFRAELQDA; translated from the exons ATGCCCTGGATTATCTCCGTTCTCCTTTTTCTTACATGTTATGAAGCTTGTGTTATCG ttCCACAGCCTGTTATCTTGTTTCCTTTCAACGCCGAGTATCAAACAAGAGACATCAAAAATCGTACAACTCCAGGGATCCCAAGTGGGGTTAGCCTGGCCCCAGGGCCCTATGGAGAGGAGGATGGCTCGTATGAATTTTTCGGAAATGCAAGCAGCTTCATCGAGTTTCCCAACAGCCCCGGGGGCGCCTTAGATGT ATTATTTTACGCACGGTTCAATGATCGAGCATTTACCTACTTACCTTATCTGCATCACACTTCCTTAGCGGGTGGATGGAAATTCGTAGGTGCGTCCTATGACAATGAAACTGGAGAAATCAAATTGTGGGCCGACGGAACTTTGAAACAAACGCGTAAAACGAACGCAGGAATGGAACTGGGAACACAAGGAAGTGTCCGAATGGGGTTTAGAAACAATGACGATCGGTACTTCAAAGGCAAGATTTCGCAACTGCAAATATACAACGAAGCTTTATCGCAACaacaaatattgaaattagcAACTAAACCTGAAGGTGAGAAAACATTTCGTGCAG AGTTACAAGATGCTTAA